In a genomic window of Pedobacter sp. KBS0701:
- the dapB gene encoding 4-hydroxy-tetrahydrodipicolinate reductase: MKIALLGYGKMGQIIEKFAVERGHEIVLKITIDNQEDLTRQNLKSADVAIDFSTPDSVLKNIDACFDANVPIVVGTTGWYGKLQEVKNDCSNSNNTLLYGSNFSIGVNLFFKLNQTLAKLMNNYPAYEVQVEEIHHTQKLDAPSGTAITLAEGIVDNLDRKQEWLNEVVGTDVELFPKAEQLLIESHRIENIPGTHTVIYSSEVDEIEIKHTAHNRAGFALGAVVAAEWLKDKKGFFSITDIFE; this comes from the coding sequence ATGAAAATTGCGCTTTTAGGATATGGTAAAATGGGGCAGATTATCGAAAAATTTGCGGTGGAACGTGGCCACGAAATTGTTTTGAAAATAACGATCGATAATCAGGAAGATTTAACCAGGCAAAATTTAAAATCAGCTGATGTGGCTATCGATTTTAGTACGCCTGATTCGGTTTTAAAAAATATTGATGCCTGTTTTGATGCCAATGTGCCAATAGTAGTGGGTACAACAGGTTGGTATGGCAAACTCCAGGAAGTAAAAAACGATTGCAGCAACAGTAACAATACATTGCTTTATGGGTCTAACTTTAGCATTGGTGTAAATTTATTCTTTAAGCTTAATCAAACTTTAGCGAAGCTGATGAATAACTATCCGGCTTACGAAGTTCAGGTTGAAGAAATACACCATACACAAAAACTGGATGCACCAAGTGGTACAGCCATTACGCTTGCAGAAGGGATTGTGGATAACCTGGATAGAAAACAAGAGTGGCTAAACGAAGTGGTAGGAACTGATGTTGAATTGTTTCCGAAAGCAGAACAATTGTTGATAGAATCGCACAGGATAGAAAATATTCCGGGTACACACACTGTAATTTACAGTAGCGAAGTGGATGAAATAGAAATTAAACACACTGCCCATAATAGAGCTGGTTTTGCTTTA
- a CDS encoding DUF5683 domain-containing protein, which translates to MQKTKLFILVAAFTFFLVNLASAQVKDTLLKPADTSKIKLSKSLDTAARKPMTRKDSMKAKYVNPGKVAGRKAVFRSMIIPGWGQLYNMQLLNDGYGTRAGKSQFFQKLYTGGKIAAIYGGITVLTMSYIESSKQYNLSLTELQYRDSHNGQPDPNGPFGSRYSTTGITQRKDTYRRNKQIVLFSYGLVYFANIVDAYVAARLHFFNIDDNLSFKVMPSMINANSMYGFNATPALKLSLTF; encoded by the coding sequence TAAACTTAGCCTCGGCGCAGGTTAAGGATACCTTATTAAAACCTGCTGATACCTCGAAAATTAAATTATCCAAATCACTAGATACTGCGGCTAGAAAACCGATGACGAGAAAGGATTCGATGAAAGCCAAATATGTTAATCCGGGTAAGGTTGCCGGTAGAAAAGCTGTTTTCAGATCGATGATTATACCCGGTTGGGGGCAATTGTATAATATGCAACTGTTAAACGATGGTTATGGGACAAGAGCAGGAAAAAGCCAGTTTTTTCAAAAGCTGTATACCGGGGGCAAAATTGCGGCTATTTACGGTGGGATAACCGTGCTTACCATGTCGTACATAGAAAGTAGCAAACAATATAATTTATCATTAACGGAATTACAATATCGCGATTCGCATAACGGTCAGCCTGATCCTAACGGTCCTTTTGGTAGCCGTTATTCAACAACAGGTATCACCCAGCGTAAAGATACTTATAGAAGGAATAAACAAATTGTCTTGTTCTCTTACGGTTTGGTTTATTTTGCCAATATAGTAGATGCTTACGTTGCTGCCCGTTTGCATTTCTTCAATATTGATGATAACCTTTCTTTTAAGGTAATGCCATCCATGATTAATGCCAATTCGATGTATGGTTTTAATGCAACTCCTGCGTTAAAATTATCATTAACATTTTAA